From the Gramella sp. Hel_I_59 genome, one window contains:
- a CDS encoding PspA/IM30 family protein, with protein sequence MNIFKRLFKIGEAETNSALDKMEDPIKMTEQGIRDMKLDLDKSLEALAQVKALAIRAKNDQEEFQNKVDDYQNKAIIILKKAHSKDMEQVEADRLAQEALVQKEAAEHQVLRAKEESVKFDNNVAQLQKNIQTIKANIGNWENELKTLKARVKVSNATKNLNKQMAELDSTGTVSMLERMKEKVAQEEALAEAYGDIANASKSIDEEIDKAADTSKAKASDELAKLKEQLGMKDSKNE encoded by the coding sequence ATGAACATCTTTAAGAGATTATTTAAAATAGGAGAGGCAGAAACAAATTCTGCCCTGGACAAAATGGAGGATCCAATCAAAATGACCGAACAGGGCATTAGAGATATGAAACTTGACCTGGACAAAAGTCTGGAAGCACTGGCACAGGTGAAAGCACTTGCCATTAGAGCTAAGAACGATCAGGAAGAATTTCAGAATAAAGTGGACGATTATCAGAATAAAGCGATCATCATCCTGAAGAAAGCACATTCTAAAGACATGGAACAGGTAGAAGCAGATCGCCTGGCGCAGGAAGCTCTCGTGCAAAAAGAAGCAGCAGAGCATCAGGTTCTAAGAGCTAAGGAAGAGTCGGTTAAATTCGATAATAATGTTGCTCAATTGCAAAAGAATATCCAGACCATTAAAGCAAATATCGGGAACTGGGAAAACGAACTCAAGACGCTAAAAGCAAGAGTTAAAGTATCGAATGCCACCAAAAACCTGAATAAGCAAATGGCTGAACTTGATAGCACTGGTACGGTATCTATGCTGGAAAGAATGAAAGAAAAAGTAGCCCAGGAAGAAGCACTGGCCGAGGCTTACGGAGATATTGCCAATGCTTCTAAATCTATCGATGAGGAAATCGATAAGGCGGCAGATACCTCGAAAGCCAAAGCAAGTGATGAACTGGCGAAGCTTAAAGAACAACTTGGAATGAAAGATTCTAAAAACGAATAA
- a CDS encoding YbjN domain-containing protein: MKNHFNITRDFLLELNFNITRENPEDGLLVIQKENSGIRNLIVGVAPPILIMEQYIFKINNQSEKIFKSLLQKNRDIVHGAFVLDESGEKVIYRDTLQIENMDLNELEGSLNSLSLLMSEYSDHIIEFSKY, translated from the coding sequence ATGAAAAATCACTTTAATATTACGAGAGATTTTTTGCTGGAATTGAATTTTAATATCACCCGGGAGAATCCGGAAGATGGACTTTTAGTGATTCAAAAAGAAAATTCTGGAATTAGAAATCTCATCGTAGGCGTTGCTCCGCCAATCTTAATTATGGAGCAGTACATTTTTAAGATCAATAACCAGTCTGAAAAGATCTTTAAAAGTTTGTTACAGAAGAATCGCGATATCGTTCACGGTGCTTTTGTACTGGACGAGTCTGGTGAAAAAGTCATTTACCGCGATACCCTCCAGATTGAGAACATGGATCTGAACGAATTGGAAGGGAGCTTAAACTCACTCAGCTTATTAATGAGTGAATATTCAGATCATATCATAGAATTCTCAAAATATTAA
- a CDS encoding helix-turn-helix transcriptional regulator, translating to MSLFGKNIRKIRSVRSLSQQAFAELFDLKRGTLGAYEEGRSEPKIETIIKIANYFSIPIDDLLTNELTVNELLKFRGKPEHDDLKAKPDICKKVPCITREGQQDYIQHHAKDNFIADLPEIHLPIYNEADLRAFVIHDLEMSTDSDGFYPKDVVIGVKVQKKEYPNLASACLFLVVSEEKVFLRRIYQSAKKFILKADHKGIEDIEIPYADVKELWEIKYAFYHRIPDSRNTDIKQQMSFLEEEFHKLRTSLNN from the coding sequence ATGTCATTATTCGGAAAAAATATCAGGAAAATAAGATCGGTTCGTAGTTTGAGTCAGCAGGCATTTGCTGAGCTATTCGACCTCAAACGTGGTACACTGGGCGCTTACGAAGAAGGGCGAAGCGAACCTAAGATTGAAACCATCATTAAGATTGCTAATTATTTTAGCATTCCTATAGATGATCTGCTTACTAACGAACTTACAGTAAATGAACTGCTGAAGTTTAGAGGCAAACCTGAGCATGATGACCTTAAAGCTAAACCAGATATTTGCAAAAAAGTGCCCTGTATCACCCGGGAAGGACAACAGGATTATATACAGCATCACGCTAAAGATAATTTTATAGCAGATCTACCGGAAATTCATCTACCTATCTATAATGAGGCAGATCTACGAGCTTTCGTAATTCATGACCTCGAAATGAGCACAGATTCTGATGGCTTTTATCCGAAAGATGTAGTGATAGGTGTGAAAGTTCAGAAGAAGGAATACCCTAATCTCGCGAGCGCATGTTTGTTCCTGGTAGTTTCCGAGGAAAAAGTATTCCTGAGAAGGATATACCAGTCGGCTAAAAAATTCATTTTAAAAGCAGATCATAAAGGTATTGAAGATATTGAGATTCCTTACGCCGATGTAAAAGAGCTATGGGAGATCAAATATGCCTTTTATCATCGTATTCCAGATAGCAGGAATACCGACATTAAACAGCAAATGAGTTTTTTAGAGGAAGAATTTCATAAACTGCGTACGTCTCTCAATAATTAA
- a CDS encoding carboxypeptidase-like regulatory domain-containing protein — protein MKKLLLGIFIISQSLLFAQNPSYKESWLQINSLEKVGKVETALERTNNLMQRAKSDKSYDELIKSKIYHYRLYQINHENAESHILQDINNSIAQIPFPFDQVLQSYKAELLSDYYRQNRWSRRAQKQIDDPDQKDLTTWSLETIKDSIHTAHKNSVANPGKLVNFSNSEIDVLLNAKTITRDFRPSIYDLLAGRYLEFLKDGSFFNSEFEAAKTNVSKEVLFATDSRFVNAEIAEVENSKLLALRQYQELERIHSKDKGDVSLNYWKLQRIEFVYAEFHDDFQEYISAIEKLEENSKDRKIKAQLMFELANAYAEKASDRDEEGLLKYPEYNAKAVNLLKLIESNYSNTLTRQNAQNLLKRLTALSLEAQLQNILTRNETGRAKLTYKNVDTIYMKIGKVSMNFLDKVNYRDRADFIKKEAAKISDSVQIVLPGETDYNEHSTEIVIPGNDFGRYLVHLYDSEGNHTSGTYLVTNIAVSRTDFEKKNLFHVVDRKSGENLNDVILRVKKGNTTILSRTSDRNGEIALENYSGNRYWEEHTEFTKGDDFYSSSYNRGGNRYNYSNNEDEDSQAKVLFFLDRAIYRPGQKVHFKGVFLQHRNDSTSVVPNEYIDVFVDDPNENEIHEFRFKTNEYGSFTGSFDLPVNNLTGQFSIYAEEYIETDSKFWDELDDFQDDYKYFSVEEYKRPTFEVSFDTINKAYELGEEIELKGSAEAYIGASLPNLKVAYTVTRERMNYSWWRSYYSDPVIIETDTTETDENGEFIIPFEAKADQNTNLNDLIYRYSVSASVTDVSGETRDTQQSLKIGNKNFLPKLEIAEKIDINDTLKIDLATRNLNDQKVPATGTYKIYRLKSPEKHYQNRWWEAPEFELISKDEFERLFPNEPYRKLTKPENWEKLEKVYESSFDSDGDFEDEIATRNWKEGSYLLSFELRHENKTEELLKVISIQDPKSNKAFTDQDLLVSIINKETLASDENAQVEISSPINNLRIRVSAFRNGRTSIFREYYKLDGKLKLKIPLKALEDPEFKLVVSSVMNNRQIEFSEVVNFRKDFEDLEISTETFRNKIRPGLEETWSFNVSTPGEKKEAEVLASMYDISLDQFKKDEWNTDTGFTGFRSDYPSLYFDNLGRSTNLNRFFGRYNYYRRVNLRFDELSQFGFDFGQPNSYQYRNYLSTLKVSNKADSGARVQGRVVDENGEPLPGVNVMVKGSSLAAQTDFDGEFGIDAPKNSLLTFSFVGFVSQEYQLGDETEVFIDLEADSSSLDEVVVTGYGEAAAEEVMEVTEQESQSVALLQGKVAGVEVSRTGANTEFKIRGSSSISGSPLFIVDGKPVEDYDLDSKDIVRVEILKGAEATAIYGSRAADGVVIITTSKSLEDLENVDARTNLQETAFFFPDLRLDENGSLSFSFTTPEALTSWKLRLLAHNSNWSTGELEKIVTTSKDLNVVPNAPRFLREGDSIIFKVKVTNLSSEPMTGNAVLKLFDAVTMEPADIPMGNTETLQAFQIQAGKTRVVSWKLFVPETIPAVTYRILAKAGDFSDGEENLLPVLKNRMLVYESIPLFVRAGETENFEFENLKSNDSETMKNHQFTFEYTSNPGWFALQSLPYLMEYEHDCSEQIFSKIFANSVGQKIVNSKPEIAEVYEAWRKDSSMVSNLQKNEELKSLLLAETPWVQDAESESLQQQRIGLLFETGRMDKELTSMMTRLRRMQNSSGAFPWFPGGRDNYYITSHIIEGFGKLKNMNIELDDRRILANAIAYLDKELMEQKIRRESENSTDFYKSYTVLAYAHTRSMHQEEFPIPAEQKDLVNKSLEYQKQRWTDYSLSEKAELAITLDRFGHSIEALEILESLKQTAVKSETYGMYWKENTASWRSFNTPVEVQSQIIQAFAEVSKDMESIEELKIWLIQNKRTNYWETTKSTTAAVYALLMQGMDILPVSSNTQFVIGGDKLDMEELSNTPAEAGSGYVKTTWKAGEFSEDFGNIKIENNNTTAGYGGAYWQYFENLDKIKTHSESPLNIEKELYLNTGNNELKRIDTDTPLKVGDLVSVRLVVRAEADMEFIHLKDMRASGFEPTNVISEHKYQNSTSYYESTRDAATHFFFDTLRKGTYVLEYTVRANNAGSFSNGISTIESMYAPEFSGHTSGIRVEIREQQ, from the coding sequence ATGAAAAAATTGCTTTTAGGGATCTTCATCATATCCCAAAGTTTACTATTCGCTCAAAACCCTAGTTATAAAGAAAGTTGGTTACAGATCAATTCACTTGAGAAGGTGGGAAAAGTTGAGACTGCATTAGAGCGTACCAATAATTTAATGCAGCGCGCAAAAAGTGATAAAAGCTATGATGAGCTTATTAAGTCTAAGATCTACCATTACCGTCTATATCAGATCAATCACGAGAACGCTGAGAGCCACATACTTCAGGATATCAACAATTCTATCGCTCAGATTCCTTTTCCATTTGATCAGGTGCTTCAAAGTTATAAAGCTGAATTACTAAGTGATTATTACAGACAGAACCGGTGGAGCCGCCGCGCACAGAAACAGATCGATGATCCAGATCAAAAAGATTTGACTACCTGGTCTCTGGAAACTATAAAAGACAGTATTCATACAGCTCATAAAAATTCTGTTGCCAATCCTGGCAAACTTGTTAATTTCTCCAATTCTGAAATTGATGTGCTTTTAAATGCAAAGACTATAACCAGAGATTTCAGACCGTCTATCTATGATCTTCTTGCTGGACGTTATCTGGAGTTTCTTAAAGATGGAAGCTTTTTCAATTCAGAGTTTGAAGCTGCGAAAACAAACGTTAGCAAAGAGGTTCTTTTTGCTACAGACTCGCGATTTGTAAATGCTGAAATTGCTGAGGTTGAGAATTCAAAGCTGCTTGCTCTACGACAATATCAGGAACTGGAAAGAATCCATTCAAAAGATAAAGGTGATGTATCGCTGAATTACTGGAAGCTACAACGTATTGAGTTTGTTTATGCTGAATTTCATGATGACTTTCAGGAATACATCAGTGCAATTGAGAAGCTGGAAGAAAATTCTAAAGACCGGAAAATTAAGGCTCAGCTTATGTTTGAACTGGCCAATGCATATGCTGAGAAAGCTTCAGATAGAGATGAAGAAGGACTACTGAAGTATCCCGAATATAATGCTAAAGCTGTTAATCTTTTAAAACTTATTGAGTCTAACTATAGCAATACGCTTACCCGGCAGAATGCTCAGAATCTATTGAAAAGACTTACCGCACTAAGTCTTGAGGCACAATTACAAAATATCCTGACCCGGAATGAAACGGGTCGAGCTAAGCTTACTTATAAAAATGTAGATACTATCTATATGAAAATAGGTAAGGTTAGCATGAATTTCCTGGACAAAGTAAATTATAGAGATAGAGCAGATTTTATAAAAAAAGAAGCTGCAAAAATTTCAGATAGCGTACAGATCGTTTTACCAGGAGAAACAGATTATAATGAACATTCAACGGAAATTGTAATTCCGGGGAATGACTTCGGAAGGTATCTTGTTCATTTATACGATTCAGAAGGCAATCATACTTCCGGGACTTACCTGGTAACCAACATCGCCGTCTCCAGAACAGATTTTGAGAAAAAGAACCTGTTTCATGTAGTTGATCGAAAGTCAGGAGAAAATCTAAACGATGTTATTCTAAGAGTAAAAAAGGGTAATACCACCATTCTTTCCAGGACCTCTGATCGTAATGGGGAGATAGCATTGGAGAACTATTCGGGTAATCGATATTGGGAAGAACATACCGAATTTACAAAGGGAGATGATTTCTACTCTTCATCTTACAATCGCGGTGGTAATCGTTATAACTATAGTAATAATGAAGATGAAGATTCACAGGCGAAGGTACTTTTCTTCCTGGATCGTGCGATCTACCGTCCGGGTCAGAAAGTGCATTTTAAAGGCGTTTTTCTTCAGCATAGAAATGATTCTACCAGCGTAGTTCCTAATGAATATATAGACGTATTCGTAGATGACCCGAATGAAAATGAAATTCATGAATTTAGATTCAAGACCAATGAGTACGGATCTTTTACAGGTAGTTTTGATCTTCCAGTCAATAATCTTACCGGCCAGTTCTCTATTTATGCCGAAGAATATATTGAAACCGATTCTAAATTCTGGGATGAGTTGGATGACTTTCAGGATGATTACAAATACTTTAGTGTAGAAGAATATAAACGACCAACTTTTGAAGTAAGTTTTGATACTATAAATAAGGCTTACGAGTTGGGTGAAGAAATTGAACTTAAGGGTTCTGCTGAAGCTTATATTGGTGCCTCGCTTCCTAATCTTAAAGTTGCTTACACTGTTACCAGGGAACGAATGAATTATTCGTGGTGGAGAAGTTATTATTCAGATCCAGTAATTATTGAAACTGATACTACTGAAACTGATGAAAATGGTGAATTTATCATTCCTTTTGAAGCGAAGGCAGACCAGAACACCAACCTTAATGATCTTATATATCGATACTCCGTATCTGCCTCTGTAACCGATGTGAGTGGAGAAACGAGAGATACACAGCAGTCGCTTAAAATCGGGAATAAGAATTTTCTTCCAAAGCTTGAAATTGCAGAAAAGATCGATATTAATGATACGCTTAAAATCGATCTGGCAACAAGGAATCTTAATGATCAAAAGGTCCCTGCAACGGGTACTTATAAGATCTATAGACTCAAGAGTCCTGAAAAGCACTATCAAAACAGATGGTGGGAGGCACCTGAATTCGAACTTATTTCTAAAGATGAATTTGAAAGATTATTCCCGAATGAACCTTATCGAAAGCTGACTAAACCAGAAAACTGGGAAAAACTTGAGAAAGTATACGAATCCAGTTTTGATTCAGATGGAGATTTTGAGGATGAGATCGCTACCAGAAATTGGAAAGAAGGTAGTTACTTACTAAGTTTCGAACTCCGACATGAAAATAAAACAGAAGAATTACTAAAGGTTATTAGTATTCAGGATCCTAAAAGTAATAAAGCCTTTACCGATCAGGATCTTCTGGTAAGTATTATCAATAAAGAAACATTAGCTTCAGATGAAAACGCGCAGGTTGAGATCAGCTCTCCTATAAATAATTTACGAATTCGCGTTTCAGCATTCAGGAACGGTCGTACTTCTATTTTTAGAGAATACTATAAGCTTGATGGGAAGTTAAAATTGAAGATTCCGCTAAAAGCTCTGGAAGATCCTGAATTTAAACTGGTTGTTTCTTCAGTGATGAACAACCGGCAAATTGAATTCAGCGAGGTTGTAAACTTCAGAAAAGATTTCGAAGATCTTGAAATCTCTACGGAAACCTTCAGAAATAAAATAAGACCTGGACTTGAAGAAACCTGGAGTTTCAATGTATCAACTCCTGGTGAGAAAAAAGAAGCTGAAGTTCTGGCTTCTATGTATGATATTTCGCTTGATCAATTTAAAAAGGATGAGTGGAATACAGATACCGGGTTTACTGGATTTAGATCTGATTATCCATCCTTATATTTTGATAATTTAGGTCGAAGCACCAACCTGAATAGATTTTTTGGCAGGTATAATTATTATAGACGAGTTAATCTTCGCTTTGATGAGCTCTCTCAATTTGGTTTTGATTTTGGACAGCCCAACAGTTACCAATACAGGAATTATCTGAGCACTTTAAAAGTTAGCAATAAAGCAGATTCCGGAGCTCGTGTGCAAGGAAGAGTAGTTGATGAAAATGGAGAACCACTTCCAGGAGTCAATGTAATGGTCAAAGGTTCGAGCCTTGCTGCCCAAACTGATTTTGATGGTGAATTTGGAATCGATGCTCCTAAAAACTCACTTCTCACCTTTAGTTTTGTAGGTTTTGTAAGTCAGGAATACCAACTTGGTGATGAAACCGAAGTGTTTATTGATCTTGAAGCAGATTCTTCCAGCCTGGATGAAGTCGTAGTTACAGGTTACGGTGAGGCAGCAGCAGAAGAAGTTATGGAAGTTACCGAACAGGAAAGTCAATCTGTAGCCTTGTTACAAGGCAAGGTTGCCGGCGTAGAGGTATCCAGAACCGGAGCCAACACCGAGTTTAAGATTAGAGGTAGTTCAAGCATAAGTGGAAGTCCATTGTTTATCGTAGATGGTAAGCCTGTTGAAGACTATGATCTGGATTCAAAAGATATTGTGCGCGTTGAAATTCTGAAAGGTGCTGAAGCTACAGCAATTTATGGAAGCAGAGCGGCTGATGGTGTTGTGATCATTACCACCAGCAAATCCCTGGAAGACCTTGAAAATGTTGATGCAAGAACAAATCTACAGGAAACAGCTTTTTTCTTCCCGGATCTTAGACTGGATGAAAATGGAAGTTTATCGTTCAGCTTTACTACTCCGGAAGCACTAACCAGCTGGAAATTACGATTACTGGCTCATAACAGCAACTGGAGCACCGGTGAACTCGAGAAAATTGTAACCACAAGCAAGGATCTAAATGTAGTACCAAATGCACCGCGATTTTTAAGAGAAGGTGATAGTATCATTTTCAAGGTGAAAGTAACCAACCTTTCCAGTGAACCAATGACCGGTAACGCAGTACTGAAGTTGTTTGATGCCGTGACGATGGAACCGGCAGATATCCCGATGGGAAATACTGAAACGCTGCAAGCCTTCCAGATCCAGGCAGGAAAGACCAGGGTGGTAAGCTGGAAACTGTTTGTACCCGAAACTATTCCTGCGGTGACCTATAGAATCCTTGCGAAAGCAGGTGATTTTAGTGATGGGGAAGAAAATTTACTTCCCGTTTTGAAGAACAGGATGCTGGTTTACGAAAGTATCCCACTATTTGTAAGAGCAGGAGAAACTGAAAACTTTGAATTTGAAAACCTGAAATCGAATGACTCTGAAACCATGAAGAATCATCAATTTACATTTGAATATACTTCCAATCCCGGTTGGTTTGCCTTACAAAGTTTGCCATACCTCATGGAGTACGAACATGATTGTTCTGAACAGATATTTTCAAAGATCTTCGCTAATTCTGTTGGACAGAAAATTGTGAACTCAAAACCGGAGATTGCTGAAGTTTATGAAGCATGGAGAAAAGATTCCAGTATGGTGAGCAATCTTCAGAAAAATGAAGAACTCAAGAGCCTTTTGCTTGCTGAGACTCCGTGGGTACAGGATGCTGAATCTGAAAGTCTACAGCAACAACGAATAGGTTTATTGTTTGAAACCGGGCGAATGGACAAAGAATTGACTTCTATGATGACCAGGTTACGCAGAATGCAAAATTCGTCGGGAGCATTTCCATGGTTCCCTGGCGGTAGAGATAATTATTATATCACTTCTCATATCATCGAGGGCTTCGGAAAACTGAAGAACATGAATATTGAGCTGGATGATCGAAGAATTCTTGCCAATGCGATTGCTTATCTGGATAAGGAATTGATGGAGCAGAAGATAAGAAGAGAGTCAGAGAATTCAACTGACTTTTATAAGAGCTACACTGTGCTTGCCTATGCACATACCAGAAGTATGCACCAGGAAGAATTTCCAATCCCGGCTGAACAAAAAGACCTCGTTAACAAATCTCTGGAATATCAAAAGCAACGATGGACAGATTATAGTCTTTCAGAAAAAGCAGAACTGGCAATAACCTTAGATCGTTTCGGGCACTCCATAGAAGCATTGGAGATCTTAGAATCGCTGAAACAAACAGCAGTAAAATCTGAAACTTACGGTATGTACTGGAAAGAAAATACGGCAAGCTGGAGATCATTTAATACTCCTGTTGAAGTGCAGTCTCAAATAATTCAGGCATTTGCTGAAGTTTCTAAGGATATGGAATCAATTGAAGAACTCAAGATCTGGTTAATTCAGAATAAAAGAACCAACTACTGGGAAACTACTAAATCTACAACTGCAGCGGTCTACGCGTTACTTATGCAGGGAATGGATATACTTCCAGTATCCTCGAATACTCAATTCGTGATTGGCGGAGATAAACTGGACATGGAAGAATTGAGTAATACACCTGCTGAAGCTGGATCTGGCTATGTGAAAACAACCTGGAAAGCCGGAGAATTTTCAGAAGATTTCGGAAATATTAAAATAGAGAATAATAATACTACCGCAGGCTATGGTGGCGCCTACTGGCAGTATTTTGAAAATCTGGATAAGATCAAAACTCATTCTGAGAGTCCGCTTAATATCGAAAAAGAGTTATATCTCAATACTGGAAATAATGAACTCAAAAGAATAGATACCGATACTCCACTGAAAGTTGGAGATCTGGTAAGTGTTCGATTAGTCGTACGAGCTGAAGCAGATATGGAATTCATTCATTTGAAGGATATGCGTGCCAGTGGTTTTGAGCCAACAAACGTGATTAGTGAACATAAGTATCAAAATAGTACCAGCTATTATGAGAGCACCAGAGATGCTGCAACCCATTTCTTCTTTGATACGCTTAGAAAGGGAACTTATGTACTTGAATATACCGTAAGAGCCAATAATGCTGGATCCTTCTCGAATGGAATTAGCACAATAGAATCAATGTATGCTCCTGAATTTTCTGGACACACCAGCGGAATTCGAGTGGAAATCAGAGAACAACAATGA
- a CDS encoding TonB-dependent receptor, with translation MQKLLLLLLAIPFLTLAQSEPDIKGQILHNSEPVPFATIVINKLNKGTSANAKGEFRFYNLPDVELQLSISAIGYQTTEVKVEFSDRPAELNIDLEIDDQLQEVEVFGNRFSHPDKIEALTRLPLEPYEQIQSISVISDKLIQQQGALSISEATRNVPGVYTFATYGNRSESISSRGFRGIPILKNGVRVHSDFRGIGILTDMQGVDNIQVLKGAASITQGVATDLGSPGGVVNIVTKTPKYQFGGEASMRVGSYGLVRPAFDVYGPLNEQKNIAFRINAALERKDSYRSRISGESFYINPSLEWKPDDKTEITLEMDYFSDSRTPDVGTVNLAENDQNAIYDLPYDVFLGYENDRNNTENTTYAIRINRDLSDKLSLRAAYYRSNLDLDNKGASFGNVVMENDVPVYNQRTRGYGISTRSDKNSVVQFDLIGDEIETGAVSHTFQVGFDYRTTNYETFSKSASAVDTIDVFNNSNSRSLPQGINFAAANEGAARSKAIGFVAQDVITFTDWFKTFLGVRYSSVETINGDENNRSDSFNPLAGIIVSPFENVNVFASYTNSSYPRTAARIGENGEELGNERYDQVEAGIKTNWLNSRLRFNLTLFRINNKNINLPVYDENWIATGFFQQGGNDQRQGVEVELTGRPLQNLEVIAGYSYIDAQYKDHTSFVYGSAPLNTPKHTFNTYVNYSFLKHLEGLSLGGGVYYTGERPVNDWSAGAVTHQGIVPNQKPFDVESLTLVNLQAAYQIDKNWNVRILANNIFDEIGYNAYRTRFINQTDPRTFSGVISYRF, from the coding sequence GTGCAAAAATTACTACTTCTACTACTCGCAATACCCTTTCTAACATTAGCTCAATCCGAACCAGACATCAAAGGTCAAATACTTCATAATTCTGAACCTGTTCCATTTGCGACCATTGTAATCAATAAATTAAACAAGGGAACTTCGGCTAATGCTAAGGGCGAATTCAGATTTTACAATTTACCAGATGTAGAGCTTCAACTAAGCATTTCTGCGATTGGATACCAGACTACTGAAGTGAAAGTAGAATTCAGCGATCGACCAGCTGAATTAAATATTGATCTCGAAATTGATGATCAATTGCAGGAAGTTGAGGTTTTTGGAAACAGGTTTAGCCATCCAGATAAGATCGAGGCCCTTACCCGATTGCCTTTAGAACCTTACGAACAGATTCAAAGTATCTCAGTAATCTCAGATAAGCTCATCCAACAACAGGGAGCACTCAGCATATCAGAAGCGACAAGGAATGTTCCCGGAGTTTATACATTTGCTACTTATGGAAACCGAAGTGAGAGTATTTCTTCCAGAGGTTTTCGTGGAATTCCGATCTTAAAAAACGGAGTGCGTGTACATTCAGATTTTAGAGGAATAGGTATTCTAACCGATATGCAGGGTGTTGACAATATCCAGGTTCTTAAAGGTGCAGCTTCCATTACACAAGGCGTTGCCACCGACCTGGGAAGTCCTGGTGGTGTTGTGAATATCGTTACCAAAACTCCAAAATATCAGTTTGGTGGTGAAGCTTCGATGAGAGTTGGCAGCTATGGACTGGTGAGACCGGCTTTCGATGTTTATGGTCCTCTAAATGAACAGAAGAATATTGCCTTCAGAATAAATGCAGCATTGGAGAGAAAAGACTCTTACCGCAGCAGAATTTCTGGAGAGAGCTTCTACATCAATCCCTCGCTGGAATGGAAGCCAGATGATAAAACCGAAATAACTCTTGAAATGGATTATTTCTCAGATAGCAGAACTCCAGATGTGGGAACAGTTAATCTTGCTGAAAATGATCAAAACGCGATTTACGACCTGCCATACGATGTCTTTTTAGGTTACGAAAACGATCGCAATAATACAGAAAATACTACTTACGCCATTAGAATCAATCGGGATCTAAGCGATAAACTTAGCCTTCGCGCCGCCTACTACAGGTCTAATCTGGATCTCGATAACAAGGGTGCGAGTTTTGGAAATGTGGTAATGGAAAACGATGTACCCGTCTATAATCAGAGAACTCGTGGCTACGGAATAAGCACTCGTAGTGATAAGAATAGCGTGGTACAATTTGATCTAATTGGAGATGAAATCGAAACCGGTGCCGTGAGTCATACATTTCAGGTTGGTTTTGATTATCGTACAACCAATTACGAAACCTTCAGCAAGTCTGCTTCAGCAGTAGATACTATTGATGTTTTCAATAATTCAAATAGCCGGTCGTTACCACAGGGAATTAATTTTGCGGCAGCAAATGAAGGAGCTGCCAGGTCTAAAGCAATAGGTTTTGTTGCCCAGGATGTGATCACTTTTACTGACTGGTTCAAGACTTTTTTAGGAGTACGTTACTCTTCCGTAGAAACCATTAACGGCGATGAAAATAATAGAAGTGATTCATTTAATCCGCTTGCTGGAATTATCGTTTCTCCGTTTGAAAATGTAAATGTTTTTGCTTCTTATACCAATAGCTCTTACCCTAGAACAGCAGCAAGAATTGGAGAAAATGGTGAAGAATTGGGGAATGAACGTTACGATCAGGTAGAAGCAGGTATCAAAACCAACTGGCTCAATAGCAGGTTGCGTTTTAACCTTACCCTCTTCAGAATAAATAATAAGAACATCAACCTTCCGGTATACGATGAAAACTGGATTGCAACTGGATTTTTTCAACAAGGTGGAAATGATCAACGGCAGGGAGTTGAAGTAGAACTTACGGGGCGACCATTGCAAAATCTGGAAGTGATCGCTGGATATTCGTATATCGATGCGCAGTATAAGGATCACACTTCCTTTGTATATGGTTCTGCACCTCTAAATACACCAAAACACACCTTCAACACCTATGTAAATTATTCATTTTTAAAGCATCTTGAAGGATTATCTCTTGGTGGAGGTGTTTATTACACGGGTGAAAGACCTGTTAATGACTGGTCTGCCGGAGCAGTAACTCACCAGGGGATTGTACCAAATCAAAAACCTTTCGATGTGGAAAGTCTCACGCTGGTAAACTTACAGGCTGCATACCAGATCGATAAGAACTGGAATGTTAGGATTCTCGCAAATAATATTTTTGATGAAATTGGCTACAATGCCTATAGAACCAGGTTTATCAATCAAACGGACCCAAGAACTTTTAGCGGAGTAATTTCCTATAGATTCTAA